The proteins below come from a single Mercenaria mercenaria strain notata chromosome 3, MADL_Memer_1, whole genome shotgun sequence genomic window:
- the LOC123523788 gene encoding uncharacterized protein LOC123523788, whose product MRGHISHETKPYILEILLDVINSKGKALLEIECDSLGTRLQLKMSNLPSEIKKNDLISGHLLSSTAELIDLFFLSCLTVIKNSSYEEAKQTLLKYIFKLVSISKNCHGLDKTACSLMTPLLCTTFETALASINIQQYHAVSAEVLTWISLGLHTDVSSSKLKLASMFYCIEDTQRTETVLRNIEVSYDLDIVEPVCRCHDFIHQPRRREFYAISDNHNENAIQFTIASCVRFLPCEIYCVPHELRYEMFRSTQEDLAFRGRRDKWMDWAVIDSLPYLYFLQYKAYSNIGRQENKQRAFSNLAITIDLEPNLGHRETALNLLGQCMEQERRARDALRCYLLSLNVRARNNAAKIHICRLLSTLVNER is encoded by the coding sequence ATGAGAGGACATATTTCTCATGAAACTAAACCTTACATTCTTGAAATACTGCTGGATGTTATAAACAGCAAAGGGAAAGCATTACTGGAGATTGAATGTGATTCTCTTGGTACAAGGCTTCAGCTGAAGATGAGTAATTTGCCctctgaaataaagaaaaatgacCTTATTTCGGGACATTTACTATCATCAACTGCTGAGCtcattgatttattttttctgtcCTGTCTAACTGTAATTAAAAACAGTAGTTATGAAGAAGCTAAACAAACATTGCTGAAGTATATTTTCAAACTAGTTAGTATTTCTAAAAACTGCCATGGATTGGACAAAACAGCCTGCAGCCTTATGACTCCATTGTTGTGTACAACCTTTGAAACTGCCCTGGCATCCATCAACATTCAACAGTACCATGCGGTATCAGCAGAAGTTCTCACCTGGATCTCACTGGGTCTGCACACAGATGTTTCATCTAGTAAACTGAAGCTAGCATCCATGTTTTACTGTATAGAAGATACTCAAAGAACAGAAACAGTTCTCAGAAATATTGAAGTAAGTTATGATCTAGACATTGTTGAGCCTGTTTGTCGTTGTCATGACTTCATCCATCAACCTCGAAGAAGAGAATTTTATGCAATAAGTGACAATCATAATGAAAATGCTATACAGTTCACTATAGCATCCTGTGTCCGATTTCTGCCATGTGAAATTTACTGTGTTCCACATGAACTTAGATATGAAATGTTTAGATCTACACAAGAGGATCTAGCTTTCAGAGGTAGACGGGATAAGTGGATGGACTGGGCTGTCATTGATTCTCTTCCATACCTCTACTTTCTACAATACAAGGCTTACAGCAATATTGGGAGACAAGAGAATAAGCAAAGAGCATTTTCAAACCTAGCAATAACCATTGACCTGGAACCAAACCTTGGACACAGGGAAACAGCCCTGAACCTACTGGGACAGTGTATGGAACAAGAGCGCCGAGCTAGAGATGCATTACGATGTTATTTATTATCCCTAAATGTAAGAGCAAGAAACAATGCTGCCAAGATCCATATTTGTAGGCTGCTGTCTACATTGGTAAATGAACGTTAG